The Neurospora crassa OR74A linkage group IV, whole genome shotgun sequence genome has a segment encoding these proteins:
- a CDS encoding elongation factor 3 has product MSAKENAQSLKVLDELMQKLTIANEADAVKQASIEVASFINGRTQDLDTPVKTVEALKKQLANKKDATAREKALSAIQAIAQHSEVSAHVEPYLVALLPSVFTAAGDKITAVKNAAIAAALAIAEAINPNAVKATLNPLIDTIRNAQKWPEKMTALDFIDTLIRTAPVQVGLLVPDLIPVISEAMWDTKKEVKERAYQTMEKLCQLIVNRDIERFIPELIKCIAKPENVPETVHLLGATTFVTEVTEPTLALMVPLLDRGLNERDTAIKRKAAVIVDNMCKLVDDPNIVAPFLPKMMPALQKNYDNLADPEAREKTKQALDTLVRVGNVVDGKIPEAQNPGDINIVLGHLKEVLGSKYASAFEKSTAIVEYIAAVAGQLVSEKATESSIWAEAVKPYLTVIVGDAESEAVTDALRKKATPGAAEADEAEADDEEGEDLCNCTFSLAYGAKILLNQTHLRLKRGQRYGLCGPNGSGKSTLMRAINNEQVEGFPKQSEVKTVFVEHDLDSEDTEMTTIDWTMKKLKEAGVDTSREDVEAKLAEFGFSPDMIKNDISALSGGWKMKLALCRAVFEAPDILLLDEPTNHLDVKNVKWLEDYLKSSPCTSIIVSHDSGFLDNVCQHIIHYERFKLKRYRGNLKDFVARVPSAKSYYELGASEMEFSFPEPGFLEGVKTKAKAILRATKMSFQYPGTAKPQISDISFQCSLGSRIAVIGPNGAGKSTLINVLTGELIPTQGEIYQHENIRIAYIKQHAFAHIDNHLDKTPSEYIQWRFQTGEDRETMDRANKIITEADEEAMNKVFKIEGTPRRVIGIHSRRKFKNSYEYECSFALGENIGMKNERWVPMMTADNAWLPRNELLASHQKMVADVDMKEALASGQFRPLVRKEIESHCANFGLDAELVSHSRMRGLSGGQRVKVVLAACSWQRPHLIVLDEPTNYLDRDSLGALSKALKKFEGGVIIITHSAEFTKDLTEEVWAVMDGKMTPSGHNWVQGQGSGPRLKEDDGEEEEKFDAMGNKIVSTKKKAKLSSAELRKKKKERMARRKRGEEVFSDEDDF; this is encoded by the exons ATGTCCGCCAAGGAGAACGCCCAGAGCCTCAAGGTTCTTGATGAGCTCATGCAGAAGCTCACCATCGCCAACGAGGCCGATGCCGTCAAGCAGGCTTCCATCGAGGTTGCCTCTTTCATCAACGGTCGCACCCAGGACCTTGATACCCCCGTCAA GACTGTCGAGGCGCTCAAGAAGCAGCTCGCCAACAAGAAGGATGCCACCGCTCGCGAGAAGGCTCTTTCTGCCATCCAGGCCATCGCCCAGCACAGCGAGGTTTCCGCCCATGTTGAGCCCTACTTGgttgccctcctccccagcGTCTTCACTGCCGCTGGTGACAAGATCACCGCTGTCAAGAACGCCGCCATTGCTGCCGCTCTTGCCATCGCCGAGGCCATCAACCCCAACGCTGTCAAGGCCACCCTCAACCCTCTCATCGACACCATCCGCAACGCCCAGAAGTGGCCCGAGAAGATGACCGCCCTTGACTTCATTGACACCCTCATCCGCACCGCCCCCGTCCAGGTCGGTCTCCTGGTCCCCGACCTCATCCCCGTCATCTCTGAGGCCATGTGGGATACCAagaaggaggtcaaggagcGTGCCTACCAGACCATGGAGAAGCTTTGCCAGCTTATTGTCAACCGTGATATCGAGCGCTTCATCCCTGAGTTGATCAAGTGTATCGCCAAGCCCGAGAACGTCCCCGAGACCGTTCACTTGCTCGGTGCCACCACTTTCGTCACTGAGGTCACTGAGCCCACTCTTGCCCTCATGGTTCCTCTCCTTGATCGTGGTCTCAACGAGCGCGACACCGCCATCAAGCGTAAGGCCGCTGTCATTGTCGACAACATGTGCAAGCTCGTCGACGACCCCAACATTGTTGCTCCTTTCTTGCCCAAGATGATGCCCGCTCTCCAGAAGAACTACGACAACCTCGCTGATCCCGAGGCCCGTGAGAAGACCAAGCAGGCTCTCGACACCCTCGTCCGTGTCGGTAACGTTGTTGACGGCAAGATCCCCGAGGCTCAGAACCCCGGTGACATCAACATCGTCCTTGGCCACCTCAAGGAGGTTCTCGGCAGCAAGTACGCCTCTGCTTTCGAGAAGTCCACCGCCATTGTCGAGTACATCGCCGCCGTTGCTGGTCAGCTCGTTTCTGAGAAGGCCACTGAGTCCTCCATCTGGGCTGAGGCCGTCAAGCCCTACCTCACCGTCATCGTTGGTGACGCTGAGTCCGAGGCTGTCACTGATGCCCTCCGCAAGAAGGCCACCCCCGGTGCCGCTGAGGCCGATGAGGCTGAGGCtgacgatgaggagggtgaggatcTCTGCAACTGCACCTTCTCTCTTGCCTACGGTGCCAAGATTCTTCTCAACCAGACCCACCTTCGTCTGAAGCGTGGCCAGCGCTACGGTCTTTGCGGTCCCAACGGTTCCGGCAAGTCCACCCTTATGCGCGCCATTAACAACGAGCAGGTCGAGGGTTTCCCCAAGCAGTCCGAGGTCAAGACCGTCTTCGTTGAGCACGACCTTGACTCCGAGGACACTGAGATGACCACCATCGACTGGACCatgaagaagctcaaggaggcTGGTGTCGATACCTCCCgcgaggatgtcgaggcCAAGCTCGCCGAGTTCGGCTTCAGCCCCGACATGATCAAGAACGACATCTCTGCTCTTTCCGGTGGTTGGAAGATGAAGCTCGCCCTGTGCCGTGCCGTCTTCGAGGCTCCCGATATTCTTCTCCTCGACGAGCCCACTAACCACTTGGATGTCAAGAACGTTAAGTGGCTCGAGGATTACCTCAAGAGCTCCCCTTGCACTTCCATCATCGTCTCTCACGACTCTGGTTTCCTCGACAACGTTTGCCAGCACATTATCCACTACGAGCGCTTCAAGCTTAAGCGTTACCGTGGTAACCTCAAGGACTTCGTCGCTCGTGTCCCCTCTGCCAAGTCCTACTACGAGCTCGGTGCCTCCGAAATGGAGTTCTCCTTCCCCGAGCCCGGTTTCCTCGAGGGTGTCaagaccaaggccaaggccattCTTCGTGCCACCAAGATGTCCTTCCAGTACCCCGGTACCGCCAAGCCCCAGATCTCCGACATCTCCTTCCAGTGCTCGCTCGGCTCCCGTATTGCCGTCATTGGCCCCAACGGTGCCGGCAAGTCCACCCTCATCAACGTCCTCACTGGTGAGCTCATCCCCACCCAGGGTGAGATCTACCAGCACGAGAACATCCGTATCGCCTACATCAAGCAGCACGCTTTCGCCCATATCGATAACCACCTCGACAAGACTCCCTCTGAGTACATCCAGTGGCGTTTCCAGACTGGTGAGGATCGTGAGACCATGGATCGTGCCAACAAGATCATCACCGAGGCCGATGAGGAGGCCATGAACAAGGTCTTCAAGATCGAGGGCACTCCCCGTCGTGTCATTGGCATTCACAGCCGTAGAAAGTTCAAGAACTCCTACGAGTACGAGTGCTCTTTCGCCCTCGGCGAGAACATTGGCATGAAGAACGAGCGCTGGGTCCCTATGATGACCGCCGACAACGCTTGGTTGCCCCGTAATGAGCTTCTCGCTTCTCACCAGAAGATGGTTGCTGATGTCGATATGAAGGAGGCCCTCGCTTCCGGTCAGTTCCGTCCCCTTGTCCGCAAGGAGATCGAGTCTCACTGCGCCAACTTCGGTCTCGATGCCGAGCTTGTTTCTCACTCCCGCATGCGCGGTCTGTCCGGTGGTCAGCGTGTCAAGGTCGTCCTTGCCGCCTGCTCTTGGCAGCGTCCTCACTTGATCGTCCTTGACGAGCCTACCAACTATCTCGACCGTGACTCTCTTGGTGCTCTTTCCAAGGCCCTCAAGAAGTTCGAGGGTGGTGTCATTATCATTACCCACTCTGCCGAGTTCACCAAGGACTTGACTGAGGAAGTCTGGGCTGTCATGGACGGCAAGATGACTCCTTCCGGCCACAACTGGGTTCAGGGTCAGGGCTCTGGTCCTCGTCtcaaggaggatgatggtgaggaggaggagaagttcGATGCCATGGGCAACAAGATCGTCtccaccaagaagaaggccaagctTTCTTCTGCCGAGCtccgcaagaagaagaaggagcgtATGGCCCGCCGCAAGCGTGGTGAGGAG GTCTTCTCTGACGAGGACGACTTCTAA